Proteins encoded in a region of the Papio anubis isolate 15944 chromosome 14, Panubis1.0, whole genome shotgun sequence genome:
- the FBXO41 gene encoding F-box only protein 41 has translation MASLDLPYRCPRCGEHKRFRSLSSLRAHLEYSHTYETLYILSKTNSICDGAAAAAAAAAAASGFPLAPEPAALLAVPGARREVFESTSFQGKEQAAGPSPAAPHLLHHHHHHAPLAHFPGDLVPASLPCEELAEPGLVPAAAARYALREIEIPLGELFARKSVASSACSTPPPGPGPGPCPGPASASPASPSPADVAYEEGLARLKIRALEKLEVDRRLERLSEEVEQKIAGQVGRLQAELERKAAELETARQESARLGREKEELEERASELSRQVDVSVELLASLKQDLVHKEQELSRKQQEVVQIDQFLKETAAREASAKLRLQQFIEELLERADRAERQLQVISSSCGSTPSASLGRGGGGGGAGPNARGPGRMREHHAGPAVPSTYAVSRHGSSPSTGASSRVPAASQSSGCYDSDSLELPRPEEGAPEDSGPGGLGTRAQATNGGSERSQPPRSSGLRRQAIQNWQRRPRRHSTEGEEGDVSDVGSRTTESEAEGPLDAPRPGPAMAGPLSSCRLSARPEGGSGRGRRAERGSPSRSNEVISPEILKMRAALFCIFTYLDTRTLLHAAEVCRDWRFVARHPAVWTRVLLENARVCSKFLAMLAQWCTQAHSLTLQNLKPRQRGKKESKEEYARSTRGCLEAGLESLLKAAGGNLLILRISHCPNILTDRSLWLASCYCRALQAVTYRSATDPVGHEVIWALGAGCREIVSLQVAPLHPCQQPTRFSNRCLQMIGRCWPHLRALGVGGAGCGVQGLASLARNCMRLQVLELDHVSEITQEVAAEVCREGLKGLEMLVLTATPVTPKALLHFNSICRNLKSIVVQIGIADYFKEPSSPEAQKLFEDMVTKLQALRRRPGFSKILHIKVEGGC, from the exons ATGGCCTCGCTGGACCTGCCGTACCGCTGCCCCCGCTGCGGGGAGCACAAGCGCTTCCGGAGCCTGTCGTCGCTGCGCGCGCACCTGGAGTACAGCCACACCTACGAGACGCTCTACATCCTCTCCAAGACCAACAGCATTTGCGACGGCGCCGCCGCTGCAGCGGCCGCCGCGGCGGCCGCCTCGGGCTTCCCGCTGGCGCCCGAGCCCGCCGCCCTGCTGGCCGTGCCCGGCGCCCGGCGCGAGGTCTTCGAGAGCACGTCCTTCCAGGGCAAGGAGCAGGCGGCCGGGCCGTCGCCCGCGGCGCCGCACCTgctgcaccaccaccaccaccacgcgCCCCTCGCACACTTCCCCGGCGACCTGGTGCCCGCCAGCCTGCCCTGCGAGGAGTTGGCCGAGCCGGGCCTCGTGCCCGCCGCTGCCGCTCGCTATGCGCTGCGCGAGATCGAGATCCCGCTGGGGGAGCTGTTCGCCCGCAAGTCCGTGGCGTCCTCGGCGTGCTCGACGCCGCCGCCTGGGCCTGGCCCCGGCCCTTGCCCCGGGCCTGCCTCCGCTTCGCCCGCGTCCCCCTCACCTGCCGATGTGGCCTACGAAGAGGGCCTGGCGCGCCTCAAGATCCGCGCGCTGGAGAAGCTGGAGGTGGACCGGCGGCTGGAGCGCCTGAGCGAGGAGGTGGAGCAGAAGATCGCGGGCCAGGTGGGCCGGCTGCAGGCCGAGCTGGAGCGCAAGGCTGCGGAGCTGGAGACTGCGCGGCAGGAGAGTGCTAGGCTTGGGCGCGagaaggaggagctggaggagcgCGCGTCTGAGCTTTCCCGCCAGGTGGACGTGAGCGTGGAGCTTCTGGCCTCACTCAAGCAGGACCTGGTGCACAAGGAACAGGAGCTGAGCCGCAAGCAGCA GGAGGTGGTGCAGATTGACCAGTTCCTGAAGGAGACAGCGGCGCGGGAGGCCAGTGCCAAGCTGCGGCTGCAGCAGTTCATTGAGGAACTCCTTGAGCGGGCTGACCGTGCCGAGCGACAGCTGCAGGTCATCAGCAGCAGCTGTGGCAGCACGCCCAGTGCCAGCCTGGGCCGTGGAGGTGGGGGCGGTGGTGCTGGCCCCAATGCCCGGGGCCCAGGCAGAATG CGAGAACACCACGCGGGCCCGGCCGTGCCTAGCACATATGCAGTGTCACGGCATGGCTCCTCTCCCAGCACAGG GGCCTCCAGCCGTGTGCCAGCCGCATCCCAGAGCTCAGGCTGCTATGACAGTGACAGTCTGGAGCTGCCCAGGCCGGAGGAGGGGGCCCCTGAGGACAGTGGCCCTGGGGGCTTGGGCACACGGGCCCAGGCTACCAACGGGGGCTCAGAGCGGTCCCAGCCCCCTCGCAGCTCAGGCCTGCGGCGCCAGGCCATCCAGAACTGGCAGCGCAGACCCCGCCGACACAGCACTGAGGGGGAAGAGGGTGATGTCTCTGACGTTGGCTCCCGAACCACTGAGTCAGAGGCTGAGGGCCCGTTGGATGCGCCCCGCCCCGGGCCTGCTATGGCTGGGCCATTGAGCAGCTGCCGGCTCTCAG CCCGCCCTGAGGGAGGCAGTGGACGGGGTCGGCGAGCAGAGAGGGGCAGCCCCTCACGCTCCAATGAGGTCATCAGCCCAGAGATCCTGAAGATGCGAGCCGCCCTCTTCTGCATCTTCACCTACCTGGACACACGCACACTGCTGCACGCCGCTGAGGTCTGCCGGGACTGGCGCTTCGTGGCCCGCCACCCTGCAGTCTGGACAAGGGTGCTGCTTGAGAATGCCCGTGTCTGCTCCAAG TTCCTGGCAATGCTGGCTCAGTGGTGCACCCAGGCCCACTCTCTGACGCTGCAGAACTTGAAGCCCCGGCAGCGGGGAAAGAAGGAGAGCAAGGAGGAGTATGCCCGTAGCACCCG GGGCTGCTTGGAAGCTGGGCTGGAGTCCCTGCTGAAGGCAGCTGGGGGGAACCTGCTGATCCTGCGCATCTCCCACTGTCCAAACATCCTCACCGACCGCTCGCTCTGGCTGGCCAGTTGCTACTGCCGTGCCCTGCAGGCTGTCACCTACAG GAGTGCCACAGACCCTGTGGGCCATGAGGTCATTTGGGCCCTGGGCGCAGGCTGCAGAGAGATCGTCTCCCTTCAAGTGGCACCACTTCACCCCTG CCAGCAGCCCACGCGCTTCAGTAACCGCTGCCTGCAGATGATTGGTCGCTGTTGGCCCCACCTGCGGGCCCTGGGGGTCGGGGGTGCCGGCTGTGGGGTGCAGGGCCTGGCATCACTTG cGAGAAACTGCATGCGGCTGCAGGTCCTGGAGCTTGACCATGTGTCAGAGATCACCCAGGAGGTGGCGGCAGAGGTCTGCCGGGAAGGCCTGAAGGGATTGGAGATGCTGGTGCTCACAGCGACTCCCGTCACCCCTAAGGCCCTGCTGCACTTCAACA GCATCTGCCGGAACCTCAAGTCGATTGTGGTCCAGATTGGGATTGCGGATTATTTCAAAGAGCCCAGCAGCCCTGAGGCCCAAAAGCTGTTTGAGGACATGGTGACAAAACTCCAG GCCCTGCGACGGAGGCCCGGCTTCTCTAAGATTCTGCACATCAAGGTGGAAGGCGGCTGCTAA
- the PRADC1 gene encoding protease-associated domain-containing protein 1, whose protein sequence is MWAGGRGSCQAKVGRATRGGAAVGNAAPGRALEMVPGAAGWCCLVLWLPACVAAHGFRIHDYLYFQVLSPGDIRYIFTATPAKDFGGIFHTRYEQIHLVPAEPPEACGELSNGFFIQDQIALVERGGCSFLSKTRVVQEHGGRAVIISDNAVDNDSFYVEMIQDSTQRTADIPALFLLGRDGYMIRRSLEQHGLPWAIISIPVNVTSIPTFELLQPPWTFW, encoded by the exons ATGTGGGCGGGAGGCCGGGGCAGCTGTCAGGCTAAAGTCGGGAGAGCGACGCGCGGCGGGGCGGCGGTAGGAAACGCGGCGCCGGGCCGGGCCCTGGAGATGGTCCCCGGCGCCGCGGGCTGGTGTTGTCTCGTGCTCTGGCTCCCCGCGTGCGTCGCGGCCCACG GCTTCCGTATCCATGATTATTTGTACTTTCAAGTGCTGAGTCCTGGGGACATTCGATACATCTTCACAGCCACACCTGCCAAGGACTTTGGTGGTATCTTT CACACAAGGTATGAGCAGATTCACCTTGTCCCCGCTGAACCTCCAGAGGCCTGTGGGGAACTCAGCAACGGTTTCTTCATCCAGGACCAGATTGCTCTGGTGGAGAGGGG GGGCTGCTCCTTCCTCTCCAAGACTCGGGTGGTCCAGGAGCACGGCGGGCGGGCAGTGATCATCTCTGACAACGCAGTTGACAATGACAGCTTCTACGTGGAGATGATCCAGGACAGTACCCAGCGCACAGCTGACATCCCCGCCCTCTTCCTGCTCGGCCGAGATGG CTACATGATCCGCCGCTCTCTGGAACAGCATGGGCTGCCATGGGCCATCATTTCCATCCCAGTCAATGTCACCAGCATCCCAACCTTTGAGCTGCTGCAACCACCCTGGACCTTCTGGTAG
- the CCT7 gene encoding T-complex protein 1 subunit eta isoform X2, giving the protein MDKLIVDGRGKATISNDGATILKLLDVVHPAAKTLVDIAKSQDAEVGDGTTSVTLLAAEFLKQVKPYVEEGLHPQIIIRAFRTATQLAVNKIKEIAVTVKKADKVEQRKLLEKCAMTALSSKLISQQKAFFAKMVVDAVMMLDDLLQLKMIGIKKVQGGALEDSQLVAGVAFKKTFSYAGFEMQPKKYHNPKIALLNVELELKAEKDNAEIRVHTVEDYQAIVDAEWNILYDKLEKIHHSGAKVVLSKLPIGDVATQYFADRDMFCAGRVPEEDLKRTMMACGGSIQTSVNALSADVLGRCQVFEETQIGGERYNFFTGCPKAKTCTFILRGGAEQFMEETERSLHDAIMIVRRAIKNDSVVAGGGAIEMELSKYLRDYSRTIPGKQQLLIGAYAKALEIIPRQLCDNAGFDATNILNKLRARHAQGGTWYGVDINNEDIADNFEAFVWEPAMVRINALTAASEAACLIVSVDETIKNPRSTVDAPPAAGRGRGRGRPH; this is encoded by the exons ATGGACAAGCTTATTGTGGATGGCAGAG gcAAAGCAACAATTTCTAATGATGGGGCCACAATTCTGAAACTTCTTGATGTTGTCCATCCTGCAGCAAAGACTTTGGTAGACATTGCCAAATCCCAAgatgctgag GTGGGTGATGGCACCACTTCAGTGACCTTGCTGGCTGCAGAGTTTCTGAAGCAAGTGAAACCCTACGTGGAGGAAGGTTTACACCCCCAGATCATCATTCGAGCTTTCCGCACAGCCACCCAGCTG GCGGTTAACAAGATCAAAGAGATTGCTGTGACTGTGAAGAAGGCAGATAAAGT GGAGCAGAGGAAGCTGCTGGAAAAGTGTGCCATGACCGCTCTGAGCTCCAAGCTGATCTCCCAGCAGAAAGCTTTCTTTGCTAAGATGGTGGTGGATGCAGTGATGATGCTCGATGATTTGCTGCAGCTTAAAATGATTGGAATCAAGAAGGTACAGGGTGGAGCCCTCGAG gattcTCAGCTGGTAGCTGGTGTTGCATTCAAGAAGACTTTCTCTTACGCTGGGTTTGAAATGCAACCCAAAAAGTACCACAATCCTAAGATCGCCCTTTTGAATGTCGAGCTCGAGTTGAAAGCTGAGAAGGACAATGCTGAGATAAGAGTCCACACAGTTGAG GATTATCAGGCAATTGTTGATGCTGAGTGGAACATTCTCTATGACAAGTTAGAGAAGATCCATCATTCTGGAGCCAAAGTTGTCTTGTCCAAACTCCCCATTGGGGATGTGGCCACCCAGTACTTTGCTGACAGGGACATGTTCTGTGCTGGCCGAGTACCTGAGGAGGATCTGAAGAGGACAATGATG GCGTGTGGAGGCTCAATCCAGACCAGTGTGAATGCTCTGTCAGCAGATGTGCTGGGTCGATGCCAGGTGTTTGAAGAGACCCAGATTGGAGGCGAGAG GTACAATTTTTTTACTGGCTGCCCCAAGGCCAAGACATGTACCTTCATCCTCCGTGGCGGTGCCGAGCAGTTTATGGAGGAGACAGAGCGGTCCCTGCATGATGCCATCATGATCGTCAGGAGGGCCATCAAG AATGATTCAGTGGTGGCTGGTGGCGGGGCCATTGAGATGGAGCTCTCCAAGTACCTGCGGGATTACTCAAGGACTATTCCAGGAAAACAGCAGCTGTTGATTGGGGCGTATGCCAAGGCCTTGGAGATTATCCCACGCCAGCTGTGTGACAATGCTGGCTTTGATGCCACAAACATTCTCAACAAACTGCGGGCTCGGCATGCCCAG GGGGGCACATGGTATGGGGTGGACATCAACAACGAGGACATTGCTGACAACTTTGAGGCCTTCGTGTGGGAGCCAGCTATGGTGCGGATCAATGCGTTGACAGCAGCCTCTGAGGCTGCGTGCCTGATCGTGTCTGTAGATGAAACCATCAAGAACCCCCGCTCAACTGTGGATGCTCCCCCAGCAGCAGGCCGGGGCCGTGGTCGTGGCCGCCCGCACTGA
- the CCT7 gene encoding T-complex protein 1 subunit eta isoform X1, with protein MMPTPVILLKEGTDSSQGIPQLVSNISACQVIAEAVRTTLGPRGMDKLIVDGRGKATISNDGATILKLLDVVHPAAKTLVDIAKSQDAEVGDGTTSVTLLAAEFLKQVKPYVEEGLHPQIIIRAFRTATQLAVNKIKEIAVTVKKADKVEQRKLLEKCAMTALSSKLISQQKAFFAKMVVDAVMMLDDLLQLKMIGIKKVQGGALEDSQLVAGVAFKKTFSYAGFEMQPKKYHNPKIALLNVELELKAEKDNAEIRVHTVEDYQAIVDAEWNILYDKLEKIHHSGAKVVLSKLPIGDVATQYFADRDMFCAGRVPEEDLKRTMMACGGSIQTSVNALSADVLGRCQVFEETQIGGERYNFFTGCPKAKTCTFILRGGAEQFMEETERSLHDAIMIVRRAIKNDSVVAGGGAIEMELSKYLRDYSRTIPGKQQLLIGAYAKALEIIPRQLCDNAGFDATNILNKLRARHAQGGTWYGVDINNEDIADNFEAFVWEPAMVRINALTAASEAACLIVSVDETIKNPRSTVDAPPAAGRGRGRGRPH; from the exons ATGATG ccCACACCAGTTATCCTATTGAAAGAGGGGACTGATAGCTCCCAAGGCATCCCCCAGCTTGTGAGTAACATCAGTGCCTGCCAGGTGATTGCTGAAGCTGTAAGAACCACCCTGGGTCCCCGTGGCATGGACAAGCTTATTGTGGATGGCAGAG gcAAAGCAACAATTTCTAATGATGGGGCCACAATTCTGAAACTTCTTGATGTTGTCCATCCTGCAGCAAAGACTTTGGTAGACATTGCCAAATCCCAAgatgctgag GTGGGTGATGGCACCACTTCAGTGACCTTGCTGGCTGCAGAGTTTCTGAAGCAAGTGAAACCCTACGTGGAGGAAGGTTTACACCCCCAGATCATCATTCGAGCTTTCCGCACAGCCACCCAGCTG GCGGTTAACAAGATCAAAGAGATTGCTGTGACTGTGAAGAAGGCAGATAAAGT GGAGCAGAGGAAGCTGCTGGAAAAGTGTGCCATGACCGCTCTGAGCTCCAAGCTGATCTCCCAGCAGAAAGCTTTCTTTGCTAAGATGGTGGTGGATGCAGTGATGATGCTCGATGATTTGCTGCAGCTTAAAATGATTGGAATCAAGAAGGTACAGGGTGGAGCCCTCGAG gattcTCAGCTGGTAGCTGGTGTTGCATTCAAGAAGACTTTCTCTTACGCTGGGTTTGAAATGCAACCCAAAAAGTACCACAATCCTAAGATCGCCCTTTTGAATGTCGAGCTCGAGTTGAAAGCTGAGAAGGACAATGCTGAGATAAGAGTCCACACAGTTGAG GATTATCAGGCAATTGTTGATGCTGAGTGGAACATTCTCTATGACAAGTTAGAGAAGATCCATCATTCTGGAGCCAAAGTTGTCTTGTCCAAACTCCCCATTGGGGATGTGGCCACCCAGTACTTTGCTGACAGGGACATGTTCTGTGCTGGCCGAGTACCTGAGGAGGATCTGAAGAGGACAATGATG GCGTGTGGAGGCTCAATCCAGACCAGTGTGAATGCTCTGTCAGCAGATGTGCTGGGTCGATGCCAGGTGTTTGAAGAGACCCAGATTGGAGGCGAGAG GTACAATTTTTTTACTGGCTGCCCCAAGGCCAAGACATGTACCTTCATCCTCCGTGGCGGTGCCGAGCAGTTTATGGAGGAGACAGAGCGGTCCCTGCATGATGCCATCATGATCGTCAGGAGGGCCATCAAG AATGATTCAGTGGTGGCTGGTGGCGGGGCCATTGAGATGGAGCTCTCCAAGTACCTGCGGGATTACTCAAGGACTATTCCAGGAAAACAGCAGCTGTTGATTGGGGCGTATGCCAAGGCCTTGGAGATTATCCCACGCCAGCTGTGTGACAATGCTGGCTTTGATGCCACAAACATTCTCAACAAACTGCGGGCTCGGCATGCCCAG GGGGGCACATGGTATGGGGTGGACATCAACAACGAGGACATTGCTGACAACTTTGAGGCCTTCGTGTGGGAGCCAGCTATGGTGCGGATCAATGCGTTGACAGCAGCCTCTGAGGCTGCGTGCCTGATCGTGTCTGTAGATGAAACCATCAAGAACCCCCGCTCAACTGTGGATGCTCCCCCAGCAGCAGGCCGGGGCCGTGGTCGTGGCCGCCCGCACTGA